A DNA window from Camelina sativa cultivar DH55 chromosome 17, Cs, whole genome shotgun sequence contains the following coding sequences:
- the LOC104759562 gene encoding uncharacterized protein LOC104759562 has product MVSSVRISRVQPNWIGDTLWITMEDYWDTEEAQQRSKTYSDARMSDRNGLGPHVHLSGPKSYRQLQDEMVEELGREVRLGEVFIKAHTKPDGTYVDRKAEKIAGTYEKTVQERLSQLEAESFAVSDGESRPRDLTTEEYTEIFLESTEKDTRGTPYGVGSLKDCLVNGKHKQACGSSTFVALEEQLKEAQRMIEEQAAQLRRHDAETAVREAEQSKLIAAQAEQSKVIAAQKDKIDHLSVVEDFLRECDPRFENFVARKQTTTEPFLQDDPTPTLSTAAS; this is encoded by the exons atggttagcaGTGTGAGGATTAGTCGAGTTCAACCAAACTGGATTGGCGACACTCTCTGGATTACGATGGAGGATTACtgggacactgaagaagcacaacaaaggagTAAAACCTACTCTGATGcccgtatgtctgaccgtaacgGCCTAGGTCCTCATGTACACCTCTCAGGGCCAAAGTCATATCGACAGCTTCAAGACGAAATG gttgaggaattgggaagagaagtccgacttggtgaggtttttatCAAGGCACATACAAAGCCTGATGGTACATATGTTGATCGGAAGGCAGAGAAGATTGCTGGAACTTATGAGAAGACTGTTcaagagaggttgtctcagCTCGAGGCAGAGTCTTTTGCTGTGTCGGATGGAGAATCACGGCCACGGGACCTCACAACAGAAGAATATACAGAAATTTTCCTTGag tcCACTGAGAAAGATACAAGAGGAACACcttatggagttggaagcctcaaggacTGCCTTGTCAATGGAAAGCATAAGCAAGCATGTGGCTCTTCTACCTTTGTGGCTCTCGAAGAACAGTTGAAGGAAGCTCAACGCATGATAGAAGAACAGGCTGCTCAACTGCGGAGGCATGATGCAGAAACAGCTGTGCGTGAAGCTGAGCAATCCAAACTTATTGCTGCCCAAGCTGAGCAATCCAAAGTTATTGCTGCCCAGAAGGACAAGATTGACCATTTATCAGTCGTCGAGGATTTTCTGAGGGAATGTGATCCACGGTTTGAGAATTTTGTTGCAAGGAAACAGACAACCACAGAACCTTTTCTCCAAGATGATCCAACTCCAACTCTATCAACCGCTGCTTCATAG
- the LOC104757471 gene encoding F-box protein At5g25290-like — protein sequence MEEVVDRPADGVGNSKRSGSPKYNECIKVPRPALVFDPKSGSLPLLLLSLEESGCRVYNPDEDKVYETKSDFSGCRFLANSGKWFLVLDESRSDLYIVDVFSEERIHLPPLESTKGGLYNVERVGDNEFNVGYMDGFRDGFMDGDPSLHTIIYLRGLLWVDDKNGDDYVVVWQFHQGEFLGFCKKGDSHYRDIPIRVDVRREFRGLNDVVLKGYSVYYLATRGYIRHLDLSGQDGFKDVSELLRFPMWNKPDLPSVDFGKKVISSGDSIAVTTSGEVLLVFTRAYEPICETSRIFRVYKRKHIQLNPKYYDTILVEVESIGDEALFYDLSITVPANHILGIEPNSIYFTRNDRFGLDNGKSPCLDICVYNIATRNIKHFPSLFNLNLKDAQWFLPS from the coding sequence ATGGAGGAGGTAGTAGATCGACCAGCAGACGGAGTTGGTAATTCAAAACGAAGCGGGAGTCCTAAGTATAACGAGTGCATTAAGGTCCCGCGTCCGGCTTTGGTTTTTGATCCAAAAAGCGGATCTCTTCCATTGTTGTTGCTGTCTCTAGAAGAGAGCGGTTGTCGTGTGTACAACCCTGACGAAGACAAGGTTTACGAGACGAAGAGTGACTTTTCAGGGTGTCGATTCCTGGCAAACTCGGGTAAGTGGTTCCTGGTGTTAGATGAATCTCGATCGGATCTCTATATCGTAGATGTGTTTAGCGAGGAGAGGATCCATCTTCCGCCTCTAGAGTCAACCAAGGGTGGCCTTTATAATGTTGAGCGAGTAGGAGATAATGAATTCAATGTTGGTTATATGGATGGTTTTAGGGATGGTTTTATGGATGGTGATCCGTCTCTTCACACTATTATATATTTGAGAGGTCTTTTGTGGGTAGACGACAAGAACGGAGACGACTATGTTGTTGTGTGGCAATTTCATCAAGGCGAATTTCTAGGCTTTTGCAAGAAAGGTGATTCACATTACCGCGATATTCCAATACGGGTCGATGTTCGCAGGGAGTTCCGAGGTCTAAATGATGTGGTACTCAAAGGTTACAGTGTTTACTACCTGGCGACCCGTGGCTACATTCGACACCTGGATTTGTCTGGACAAGATGGTTTCAAGGATGTGTCCGAGCTCCTTCGGTTTCCAATGTGGAATAAGCCAGATTTGCCTAGTGTTGATTTCGGAAAAAAGGTCATCTCATCTGGCGATAGCATTGCTGTTACAACATCAGGAgaggttttgttggtttttacCAGGGCTTACGAGCCAATCTGTGAAACGTCTAGGATCTTCCGCGTCTACAAGAGGAAACATATACAGCTAAACCCGAAATACTATGACACCATTCTTGTTGAGGTGGAATCTATAGGCGATGAGGCCCTGTTTTATGATTTGAGTATCACCGTACCTGCTAACCATATCCTTGGTATTGAGCCTAACTCCATCTATTTCACCCGTAATGACCGTTTCGGTCTCGACAACGGTAAAAGTCCATGCCTCGACATATGTGTGTACAACATTGCAACAAGGAACATCAAACATTTCCCTAGTCTCTTCAACTTAAACCTCAAGGATGCACAGTGGTTTCTCCCCtcttga